From the genome of Deinococcus sp. JMULE3, one region includes:
- a CDS encoding TldD/PmbA family protein: MLDEALVAQVLGVARRGGADFAELFVEDRVNTALRLHQGELRDARDGNLFGAGVRLLYGTQVVYAYTNDVTATGLLELARQVAQARGDAGVTDGGGAGGLDFTRVDVTPMQVAREHPLHAEKAQKLALMRRAHAAAASVGAVRTVDVHYLDMVQRVLIANSEGLWAEDERLSTRIACTAIAQGGTDRATGSSNPGAGRGLEFFEERPPEEIGAEAARIANAMLGAAYAPAGKYPVVIGNAFGGVIFHEACGHILETTAVEKNASVFAGKIGQRIAHDCVTAVDDGTIPGAWGALGVDDEGMVPQRTTLIERGVLKSYMVDRVGHLKTGEARTGSGRRASYRFAPASRMRSTFIDAGNSTPEELIRGVKHGIYARTMGGGSVVPGTGDYNFSVNEAYMIRGGEVAEPLRGAALVGNGAQDLMNIVGVAGDLRLGQGMCGSVSGSLPTDVGQPHILISEITVGGRA; encoded by the coding sequence ATGCTGGATGAGGCGTTGGTGGCGCAGGTGCTGGGCGTGGCCCGGCGGGGCGGGGCGGACTTCGCGGAGCTGTTCGTGGAGGACCGCGTGAATACGGCCCTGCGGCTGCATCAGGGGGAACTGCGGGACGCGCGGGACGGGAACCTGTTCGGGGCGGGCGTGCGGCTGCTGTACGGCACGCAGGTCGTGTACGCGTACACGAACGACGTGACGGCGACCGGGCTGCTGGAGCTGGCGCGGCAGGTGGCGCAGGCACGCGGGGACGCGGGCGTGACGGACGGGGGCGGCGCGGGTGGCCTGGATTTCACGCGGGTGGACGTGACGCCCATGCAGGTGGCGCGCGAGCATCCGCTGCACGCGGAGAAGGCGCAGAAGCTGGCGCTGATGCGCCGCGCGCACGCGGCGGCCGCCAGCGTGGGGGCGGTGCGGACGGTGGATGTCCACTACCTGGACATGGTGCAGCGCGTCCTGATCGCGAACTCCGAGGGGTTGTGGGCGGAGGACGAGCGGCTGAGCACGCGGATTGCCTGCACCGCCATTGCGCAAGGCGGCACGGACCGCGCCACGGGGTCATCCAACCCCGGTGCGGGGCGCGGCCTGGAGTTCTTCGAGGAGCGCCCGCCCGAGGAGATCGGCGCGGAGGCCGCGCGGATCGCGAACGCCATGCTGGGCGCGGCGTATGCCCCGGCGGGCAAGTACCCGGTCGTGATCGGGAACGCGTTCGGCGGCGTGATCTTCCACGAGGCGTGCGGGCACATCCTGGAGACGACCGCGGTGGAGAAGAACGCCAGCGTGTTCGCCGGGAAGATCGGGCAGCGCATCGCGCACGACTGCGTGACGGCCGTGGATGACGGCACGATTCCCGGCGCGTGGGGTGCGCTGGGCGTGGATGACGAGGGCATGGTTCCGCAGCGCACCACCCTGATCGAGCGGGGCGTGCTGAAGTCGTACATGGTGGACCGCGTGGGGCACCTGAAGACCGGTGAGGCCCGCACGGGCAGCGGGCGGCGCGCCAGTTACCGCTTCGCGCCCGCGAGCCGCATGCGCAGCACGTTCATCGACGCCGGGAACAGCACGCCCGAGGAACTGATCCGGGGCGTGAAGCACGGCATCTACGCGCGCACCATGGGCGGCGGGAGTGTCGTGCCGGGCACCGGGGATTACAACTTCTCGGTGAACGAGGCGTACATGATCCGTGGGGGCGAGGTGGCTGAACCGCTGCGGGGCGCGGCGCTGGTGGGGAATGGCGCGCAGGACCTGATGAACATCGTGGGGGTCGCCGGGGACCTGCGGCTGGGGCAGGGCATGTGCGGCAGCGTGTCCGGCAGCCTGCCGACCGACGTGGGGCAGCCGCACATCCTGATCTCGGAGATCACCGTGGGGGGCCGCGCATGA
- a CDS encoding TldD/PmbA family protein yields MTRNLNRAPDAQLSLEGAQTFLLGLARARGLALEVFAQREQDTSVSALRGEVTKFQLSTQQGVALRVLRGGAWGESFTENLSEAALERALDRAAENAELTVPEAGAALVNWPPPAAMDLSGEGLSGVMVAQKVAAALDLDRVAAGADPRVVSVPYGGYEDSVRDWQVANTSGLDRRAQALYAITEVYPLLSENGQSKMDGDWQFTREFTQLDPTRTALTAVERTAALLGAQPAPSGAFPVWITGRAMAELLGLFAPMFSGRMIEEGKSPLAGRVGEVIAAPGVTLMDDATLETGLLARPFDAEGCPSAPLTLVEGGLLKAVMHNQGTAARAGVDSTGHAQRYGLGGPVGVGHSNLFLVPHATGADAPTASFSGIQLLGVSGGHAGASAVTGDFSLEASGFLVQEGERQHALDVFTVAGNFLDLLRDVQWVGADLHWTYLGTGAPDVLVGALSIAGQ; encoded by the coding sequence ATGACCCGCAACCTGAACCGCGCGCCGGACGCGCAGCTGTCCCTGGAAGGGGCTCAAACTTTCCTGCTGGGACTGGCCCGCGCGCGGGGACTGGCACTGGAGGTGTTCGCGCAGCGTGAGCAGGACACCAGCGTCAGTGCGCTCAGGGGCGAGGTGACGAAGTTCCAGCTGTCCACGCAGCAGGGCGTGGCGCTGCGCGTCCTGCGGGGCGGCGCGTGGGGGGAGAGCTTCACGGAGAACCTGAGCGAGGCGGCGCTGGAGCGCGCCCTGGACCGCGCGGCGGAGAACGCCGAGCTGACGGTGCCCGAGGCGGGCGCGGCGCTGGTGAACTGGCCCCCACCGGCCGCGATGGACCTCAGTGGCGAGGGCCTGAGCGGCGTGATGGTCGCGCAGAAGGTCGCGGCGGCCCTGGACCTGGACCGCGTGGCAGCCGGGGCCGACCCGCGCGTGGTGAGCGTCCCGTACGGTGGCTATGAGGACAGTGTGCGGGACTGGCAGGTGGCGAACACGAGCGGGCTGGACCGCCGCGCGCAGGCGCTGTACGCGATCACCGAGGTCTACCCGCTGCTGTCGGAGAACGGTCAGAGCAAGATGGACGGCGACTGGCAGTTCACGCGGGAGTTCACGCAGCTGGACCCTACCCGCACCGCGCTGACGGCCGTGGAGCGCACGGCGGCACTGCTGGGCGCGCAGCCCGCGCCGAGCGGGGCGTTCCCGGTGTGGATCACCGGGCGGGCCATGGCGGAACTGCTGGGCCTGTTCGCCCCGATGTTCAGTGGCCGCATGATCGAGGAGGGCAAGAGCCCCCTGGCCGGGCGGGTGGGCGAGGTGATCGCCGCGCCGGGCGTGACCCTGATGGACGACGCGACGCTGGAGACGGGGCTGCTGGCCCGCCCGTTCGACGCGGAGGGCTGCCCCAGCGCGCCCCTGACGCTGGTGGAGGGCGGCCTGCTGAAGGCCGTGATGCACAATCAGGGCACCGCCGCCCGTGCGGGCGTGGACAGCACCGGGCACGCCCAGCGGTACGGTCTGGGCGGCCCGGTGGGTGTGGGGCACAGCAATCTTTTCCTGGTGCCGCATGCGACCGGGGCGGACGCGCCGACCGCCTCGTTCAGCGGGATTCAGCTACTCGGTGTCAGTGGCGGGCACGCGGGCGCGAGCGCCGTGACCGGGGACTTCAGCCTGGAGGCCAGTGGCTTCCTCGTGCAGGAGGGCGAGCGGCAGCATGCGCTGGACGTGTTCACGGTCGCCGGGAACTTTCTGGATCTGCTGCGTGACGTGCAGTGGGTGGGGGCGGACCTGCACTGGACGTACCTGGGCACCGGCGCGCCGGACGTTCTCGTCGGCGCCCTGTCTATCGCAGGACAGTGA
- a CDS encoding Type 1 glutamine amidotransferase-like domain-containing protein has protein sequence MKYLLTSGGVTNASIHAALEEMLGRPTAECHALCIPTAQHGHPWCTPGSAWRFVAGRSPAPMVDLGWASVGLLELLALPHRPRDRWEAWVRAADVLLVDGGDAAFLAHWLRQSGLADLLPDLTDTVWVGVSAGSMVLTPRIGPQFVSWPSADGDDRGLGLVDVSIFPHLNYPDFPDNRMANAEAWAAQIGGPAYALDDQSALRIVDGVTQVVSEGEWRAFP, from the coding sequence ATGAAGTACCTGCTCACGTCCGGTGGGGTCACGAACGCCAGCATTCACGCCGCGCTTGAGGAGATGCTGGGCAGACCCACCGCCGAGTGTCATGCGCTGTGCATTCCCACCGCGCAGCACGGCCACCCCTGGTGCACGCCCGGCAGCGCGTGGCGTTTCGTCGCCGGACGCAGCCCCGCCCCGATGGTCGATCTGGGCTGGGCCAGCGTGGGCCTGCTGGAACTCCTGGCCCTGCCGCACCGCCCCCGCGACCGCTGGGAGGCGTGGGTGCGGGCCGCCGACGTGCTGCTCGTGGACGGCGGCGACGCGGCGTTCCTGGCCCACTGGCTACGTCAGTCCGGGCTGGCCGACCTGCTGCCCGACCTGACGGACACCGTGTGGGTCGGTGTGAGCGCCGGGAGCATGGTCCTGACGCCCCGCATAGGCCCGCAGTTCGTGTCCTGGCCCAGCGCGGACGGCGACGACCGGGGCCTGGGCCTCGTGGACGTCTCGATCTTCCCGCACCTGAACTACCCCGACTTCCCCGACAACCGCATGGCGAACGCCGAGGCGTGGGCCGCGCAGATCGGCGGGCCCGCCTACGCCCTCGACGATCAGAGCGCCCTGCGTATCGTGGACGGCGTGACCCAGGTCGTTTCGGAAGGAGAGTGGCGGGCGTTCCCGTGA
- a CDS encoding dihydrofolate reductase family protein — protein sequence MRPLIVCNFVTLDGCYEDAGRTLAPLFTYQHPDYHADDGFDHYTLSLLERAGTLLLAGHESARNNLRYWQGVLTDPGATNVRRAFARRIAQIEVIIVSDHLTPADLTAFPNARAVRVADAPGTVRTLKGQPGGPLLILLSRLLWNDLLARGLVDELHLTTFPLLAGPGGTPLFTGRPPVQFRLIRSATFAGSGNVLTVWDTSALTQEAP from the coding sequence ATGCGCCCACTGATCGTCTGTAATTTCGTCACGCTGGACGGCTGCTACGAGGACGCTGGCCGGACCCTCGCGCCGCTGTTTACGTACCAGCACCCCGACTACCACGCCGACGACGGGTTCGATCACTACACGCTGTCGCTGCTGGAGCGCGCGGGCACGCTGCTGCTGGCCGGGCACGAGTCCGCGCGGAACAACCTGCGGTACTGGCAGGGCGTCCTGACCGACCCGGGCGCGACCAATGTCCGCCGGGCCTTCGCGCGCCGCATCGCGCAGATCGAGGTGATCATCGTGTCCGACCACCTGACCCCCGCCGACCTGACCGCCTTCCCGAACGCCCGCGCCGTCCGCGTGGCCGACGCGCCGGGCACCGTCCGCACCCTGAAGGGCCAGCCGGGCGGACCGCTGCTGATCCTCCTGAGCCGCCTGCTGTGGAACGACCTGCTGGCCCGCGGACTGGTGGACGAACTGCACCTGACCACCTTCCCGCTGCTGGCCGGGCCCGGCGGCACGCCACTGTTCACCGGCCGCCCCCCGGTGCAGTTCCGCCTGATCCGCTCGGCGACCTTCGCCGGGTCCGGGAACGTTCTGACCGTGTGGGACACGTCCGCCCTCACCCAGGAGGCCCCATGA
- a CDS encoding VOC family protein produces MNWTLEVIVVPVTDLDRARAFYADGLGFHVDHDTVRGGQRLIQFTPRGSGCSVVIGSALRPMPPGTLRGMQLVVNDLRAAHAELLARGVPVSDIQVRGGPTPRPATPDDDLNFVGFLSFQDPDGNGWTVQQITARP; encoded by the coding sequence ATGAACTGGACCCTGGAAGTCATCGTGGTGCCCGTCACGGACCTCGACCGCGCCCGCGCCTTCTACGCCGACGGGCTGGGCTTTCACGTCGACCACGACACCGTGCGCGGCGGCCAGCGCCTCATCCAGTTCACGCCGCGCGGCTCCGGGTGCAGCGTCGTGATCGGCTCCGCGCTGCGGCCCATGCCGCCCGGCACCCTCCGGGGCATGCAGCTCGTCGTGAACGACCTGCGCGCCGCGCACGCCGAACTGCTCGCGCGCGGCGTGCCCGTCTCCGACATTCAGGTGCGCGGTGGCCCCACCCCCCGCCCCGCCACGCCCGACGACGACCTGAACTTCGTGGGCTTCCTGTCCTTCCAGGACCCCGACGGCAACGGCTGGACCGTCCAGCAGATCACCGCCCGCCCCTGA
- a CDS encoding VOC family protein, with the protein MRAVTPFLMFQGQAAPALALYLTLPGARLLHRQDTLGGRVQLAELDLSGQRVRVTDSPIPHAFTFTPSTSLFLDCDTREEFDRVCDTLGAGGEYLMPPDDYGFSTRFAWLQDPHGVSWQVNLPA; encoded by the coding sequence ATGCGCGCCGTCACGCCCTTCCTGATGTTCCAGGGACAGGCCGCCCCCGCCCTGGCGCTGTACCTCACCCTGCCCGGCGCGCGCCTCCTGCACCGCCAGGACACCCTGGGCGGGCGCGTGCAACTGGCCGAACTGGACCTGAGCGGGCAGCGCGTGCGCGTCACCGACTCGCCCATCCCACACGCGTTCACGTTCACGCCGTCCACGTCCCTGTTCCTCGACTGCGACACCCGCGAGGAATTCGACCGGGTGTGCGACACCCTCGGGGCAGGCGGCGAGTACCTGATGCCCCCGGACGACTACGGCTTCAGCACCCGCTTCGCGTGGCTGCAAGACCCGCACGGCGTGTCCTGGCAGGTGAACCTCCCGGCATGA
- a CDS encoding M36 family metallopeptidase codes for MKLTVRSALTGLLGLSLLAACGQTPAGGTLSAQGGNGKPATGLTSVAARAFVPNPVQTTGNQNLTDGKDSAAAVPASAYFNVTLTNLDGSGYLSGDYAKVVSETGTPVYGSGPFNFTRDQDGFEQVMAYFWVTEAQKYIQSLGFGSELRPVNRRQQALKVSQYGIDNSYQNDQPDIIRLGKGGVDDAEDGEVIVHEYGHAVHNAQVPGFGTSLEAGSIGEAFGDYLALTVGEAVARANGAPINAPLACIADWDAVSYTTAAPHCLRRTDTDKHYPEDVRGSVHADGEIWSRALWDIRRGLNDVRMADRIIINAQFDFAPDTTFAAAAQHTVNAAQTMYGAGAAATVKAAFVARGILQ; via the coding sequence ATGAAACTCACTGTACGGTCGGCCCTGACGGGACTCCTCGGTCTTTCGCTGCTCGCCGCCTGCGGGCAGACCCCGGCGGGCGGCACGCTGAGCGCGCAGGGCGGGAACGGCAAGCCCGCCACGGGCCTGACCTCGGTCGCGGCGCGGGCGTTCGTGCCGAACCCCGTGCAGACCACCGGGAACCAGAACCTGACGGACGGGAAGGACAGCGCGGCCGCCGTGCCCGCCAGCGCGTACTTCAACGTCACCCTGACGAACCTGGACGGCAGCGGGTACCTGAGCGGCGACTACGCCAAGGTCGTCAGCGAGACCGGCACGCCCGTGTACGGCAGCGGGCCGTTCAACTTCACGCGGGATCAGGACGGCTTCGAGCAGGTCATGGCGTACTTCTGGGTGACCGAGGCGCAGAAGTACATCCAGTCGCTGGGCTTCGGCAGCGAACTGCGGCCCGTGAACAGGCGGCAGCAGGCGCTGAAGGTCAGTCAGTACGGCATCGACAACTCGTACCAGAACGACCAGCCGGACATCATCCGCCTGGGCAAGGGCGGCGTGGACGACGCCGAGGACGGCGAGGTGATCGTGCACGAGTACGGGCACGCGGTGCACAACGCGCAGGTGCCGGGCTTCGGGACCAGCCTGGAAGCCGGGAGCATCGGCGAGGCGTTCGGGGATTACCTCGCGCTGACGGTCGGGGAGGCCGTGGCGCGGGCGAACGGCGCGCCCATCAACGCGCCGCTCGCCTGTATTGCCGACTGGGACGCCGTGAGCTACACCACGGCCGCACCGCACTGCCTGCGCCGCACCGACACGGACAAGCACTACCCCGAGGACGTCCGCGGCTCGGTGCACGCCGACGGGGAGATCTGGTCCCGCGCGCTGTGGGACATCCGCCGGGGGTTGAATGATGTCCGCATGGCCGACCGGATCATCATCAACGCGCAGTTCGATTTTGCGCCCGACACGACCTTCGCGGCGGCCGCGCAGCACACCGTGAACGCCGCGCAGACCATGTACGGCGCGGGCGCGGCGGCCACCGTGAAGGCGGCGTTCGTGGCGCGCGGCATCCTGCAGTAA
- a CDS encoding M20/M25/M40 family metallo-hydrolase encodes MPLTYLTRIAQTPAPTFHEERRADLIAGLWTDLGYAVQRDEVGNVLTRITPPGTEGLPALLLASHLDTVFDEDTDVTVREEGGRLVGPGVGDNSASLAVMTALLRDLRERPAALRRPLWIAANVGEEGLGDLRGAKHLIAAHRPQLGAFLAVDGYLGIAVTRAVGVRRYRATFIGPGGHSWGDQAPSALHALGRAISALYALHLPVNPRTTLNVGVASGGTSVNSIAGTADLLLDLRSLDGEVLADLDRRAVAALHAAAREAGVKLHLERVGDRPGGDLRGDALLDLVRDASREGRIDLRVASSSTDANAAVPHDLPSLAAGVYRGGNAHRTDEWVQASSLTPGLKFLRRVVELYQRRPVR; translated from the coding sequence ATGCCCCTGACGTACCTCACCCGCATCGCCCAGACGCCCGCCCCGACCTTCCACGAGGAGCGGCGCGCGGACCTGATCGCGGGCCTGTGGACGGACCTGGGCTACGCGGTGCAGCGCGACGAGGTCGGCAACGTCCTGACCCGGATCACGCCCCCCGGCACCGAGGGCCTCCCGGCGCTGCTGCTCGCCTCGCACCTCGACACCGTGTTCGACGAGGACACCGACGTCACCGTCCGCGAGGAGGGCGGGCGTCTGGTGGGGCCGGGCGTGGGGGACAACAGCGCCAGCCTCGCCGTCATGACCGCGCTGCTGCGCGACCTGCGCGAGCGACCCGCCGCGCTGCGCCGCCCGCTGTGGATCGCCGCGAACGTCGGCGAGGAAGGCCTGGGCGACCTGCGCGGCGCCAAGCACCTGATCGCCGCGCACCGGCCACAGCTGGGCGCGTTCCTGGCGGTGGACGGCTACCTGGGCATCGCCGTGACCCGCGCCGTGGGCGTGCGCCGCTACCGCGCCACGTTCATCGGCCCCGGCGGGCACTCCTGGGGGGATCAGGCGCCCAGCGCCCTGCACGCCCTGGGCCGCGCGATCAGCGCCCTGTACGCCCTGCACCTGCCGGTGAACCCGCGTACCACCCTGAACGTGGGCGTCGCGTCGGGCGGCACCAGCGTGAACTCCATCGCGGGCACCGCCGACCTGCTGCTCGACCTGCGCTCCCTGGACGGCGAGGTCCTGGCGGACCTGGACCGCCGCGCCGTGGCCGCCCTGCACGCCGCCGCGCGCGAGGCGGGCGTGAAACTGCACCTGGAACGCGTCGGGGACCGCCCCGGCGGGGACCTGCGCGGGGACGCGCTGTTGGACCTCGTGCGGGATGCCAGCCGCGAGGGCCGCATCGACCTGCGCGTGGCGAGCAGCAGCACCGACGCGAACGCCGCCGTCCCGCACGACCTGCCGTCCCTGGCCGCCGGGGTGTACCGCGGCGGGAACGCGCACCGCACCGACGAGTGGGTGCAGGCCAGCAGTCTCACGCCGGGCCTGAAGTTCCTGCGGCGCGTCGTCGAGCTGTACCAGCGCCGCCCCGTCCGCTGA
- a CDS encoding DR2241 family protein, with the protein MGGTRARGATVAGMRSLVLIGHGSHLNGESAVAVYRYADLLRGRGLFDEVIEGYWKEEPSLRQVLKTTASTDVTVIPMFISEGYFTETVIPRELGLGHQGPVPPEGIARVIGGRTVRYTQPYGVHPGMADVIEARAREVLPELGPDGPTDGVDTALIVLGHGTTRNENSSRVIVENAARLRESGLFSEVHALFLDEEPRVTGWPDLVRAPRVVIVPFFASEGWHTLETIPQDLGLTGTVTDFPGQPHGDQRVFYARPVGTHAAVADVIVHLAEEARGAGGPGGDTERGHEAAWQAFLKLARRGARVGELLITPELGVFEVRHALDEGRPGGDLMTLVTPEGVRDRVRVTDGGEHRPVHTLRNLPRGWRAVLNEADLRRAVHYTYPAVVEETYAHGCHALRPTPWATTARRQTGIYAKVQRAVPEQVERVAERVCAGCLRTRLWAGERLTHSFLDSVPGGMPCAEACTFLVAEVREEIARKKAAASDD; encoded by the coding sequence ATGGGTGGAACCCGCGCGCGGGGCGCTACAGTTGCAGGGATGCGGTCACTGGTGCTGATTGGTCACGGCTCTCACCTGAACGGGGAATCGGCGGTCGCCGTGTACCGGTACGCGGACCTGCTGCGCGGGCGCGGCCTGTTCGACGAGGTGATCGAGGGGTACTGGAAGGAGGAACCGTCGCTGCGGCAGGTGCTGAAGACGACCGCCAGCACCGACGTGACCGTGATCCCGATGTTCATCAGCGAGGGGTACTTCACCGAGACGGTCATCCCGCGTGAACTGGGCCTGGGCCACCAGGGCCCCGTGCCGCCCGAGGGCATCGCGCGGGTGATCGGGGGGCGCACCGTGCGCTACACCCAGCCGTACGGCGTGCACCCGGGCATGGCGGACGTGATCGAGGCCCGCGCCCGCGAGGTCCTGCCGGAACTCGGCCCGGACGGCCCGACGGACGGGGTGGACACGGCGCTGATCGTGCTGGGGCACGGCACGACCCGCAACGAGAACAGCAGCCGCGTGATCGTCGAGAACGCCGCGCGCCTGCGCGAATCGGGGCTGTTCAGTGAGGTGCACGCCCTGTTCCTCGACGAGGAGCCGCGCGTGACCGGCTGGCCGGACCTGGTGCGCGCCCCGCGCGTGGTGATCGTGCCGTTCTTCGCGTCCGAGGGCTGGCACACCCTGGAGACCATCCCGCAGGACCTGGGCCTGACGGGCACGGTCACGGACTTCCCCGGCCAGCCGCACGGGGATCAGCGGGTGTTCTACGCCCGCCCGGTCGGCACGCACGCGGCGGTCGCGGACGTGATCGTGCACCTGGCGGAGGAGGCGCGCGGCGCCGGCGGTCCCGGCGGGGACACCGAGCGTGGGCACGAGGCGGCGTGGCAGGCGTTCCTGAAGCTCGCCCGGCGGGGCGCGCGGGTGGGCGAACTGCTGATCACGCCGGAACTGGGCGTGTTCGAGGTCCGGCACGCGCTGGACGAGGGCCGCCCCGGCGGGGACCTGATGACCCTGGTGACGCCCGAGGGCGTGCGGGACCGGGTGCGGGTCACGGACGGCGGCGAGCACCGCCCGGTGCACACGCTGCGCAATCTGCCGCGCGGCTGGCGGGCCGTCCTGAACGAGGCGGACCTGCGCCGCGCCGTGCATTACACCTACCCGGCGGTCGTGGAGGAAACGTACGCGCACGGCTGCCACGCGCTGCGCCCCACCCCCTGGGCGACGACCGCGCGGCGGCAGACGGGCATCTACGCGAAGGTGCAGCGCGCCGTGCCCGAGCAGGTCGAGCGGGTCGCGGAGCGGGTGTGCGCCGGGTGCCTGCGCACGCGCCTGTGGGCCGGGGAGCGCCTGACGCACTCGTTCCTGGACAGCGTGCCGGGCGGGATGCCCTGCGCGGAGGCCTGCACGTTCCTGGTCGCCGAGGTCCGCGAGGAGATCGCGCGGAAGAAAGCGGCGGCCAGCGACGACTGA
- the purC gene encoding phosphoribosylaminoimidazolesuccinocarboxamide synthase, translating into MTDRGELKYEGKAKRVYATAAPDEYVVEYKDDATAFNGVKKAQIGGKGAINNAITAHLFPQLEAAGVPTHFLELLSTTEQRVRAVTIIPVEVIVRNVAAGSFSKRLGVEEGTELSRPVVEYCYKSDALGDPLINTDTAVALGWATPEQLSRIRELALNVQAFLVPYFAARGVRLIDFKLEFGTLADGTVVLADEISPDTCRFWDAQTNEKMDKDRFRRDLGGVEDAYAEMLRRVTAPAS; encoded by the coding sequence ATGACCGACAGAGGCGAACTGAAGTACGAGGGGAAAGCCAAGCGCGTCTACGCCACCGCCGCCCCGGACGAGTACGTCGTGGAGTACAAGGACGACGCGACCGCCTTCAACGGCGTCAAGAAAGCCCAGATCGGGGGCAAGGGCGCCATCAACAACGCGATCACCGCGCACCTGTTCCCGCAGCTGGAGGCCGCCGGGGTGCCCACGCACTTCCTGGAGCTGCTGTCCACCACCGAGCAGCGCGTGCGGGCCGTGACGATCATTCCTGTGGAAGTCATCGTGCGGAACGTGGCCGCCGGGTCGTTCAGCAAACGCCTGGGCGTCGAGGAAGGCACCGAACTGTCCCGCCCGGTCGTGGAGTACTGCTACAAGAGCGACGCGCTGGGCGACCCGCTGATCAACACGGACACCGCCGTCGCGCTCGGCTGGGCCACGCCCGAGCAGCTCTCGCGCATCCGTGAACTGGCGCTGAACGTGCAGGCGTTCCTGGTGCCGTACTTCGCGGCGCGCGGCGTGCGACTCATCGACTTCAAGCTGGAGTTCGGCACGCTCGCGGACGGCACGGTCGTCCTGGCCGACGAGATCAGCCCCGACACCTGCCGCTTCTGGGACGCCCAGACGAACGAGAAGATGGACAAGGACCGCTTCCGCCGCGACCTCGGCGGCGTGGAAGACGCCTACGCCGAGATGCTCCGGCGCGTGACCGCGCCTGCCAGTTGA
- the purS gene encoding phosphoribosylformylglycinamidine synthase subunit PurS: MSTFKAKVFVTLKPSILDPQGRTVERALSHLDHGNVGGVRVGKYIELTLSGSRAEVEAQLKDITENVLSNPVMEDARWELSEELVGA, from the coding sequence ATGTCCACCTTTAAAGCGAAAGTGTTCGTGACCCTGAAGCCCAGCATTCTCGACCCGCAGGGCCGCACCGTGGAGCGGGCGCTGTCTCACCTGGATCACGGGAACGTGGGTGGGGTGCGCGTCGGGAAGTACATTGAACTGACCCTCTCGGGCAGCCGCGCGGAGGTGGAGGCGCAGCTGAAGGACATCACCGAGAACGTGCTGAGCAACCCCGTGATGGAGGACGCCCGCTGGGAGCTGAGTGAGGAGCTGGTCGGGGCGTGA